The following are encoded together in the Novipirellula artificiosorum genome:
- a CDS encoding peptidylprolyl isomerase encodes MQSPEIFRLVVIGRPFRVLVALIALVLGIRSVNAQIPTRAEIDKAQSIDLPEDPAAVLAVVGQSPIFLGEISPKVQARIDEVLSKAGQEVPEDQLKFARINLTRGMLNQAIQNKMLRESFLLDQVGTQNADKRAEADATLAARARQMFYESELPQLKKQYEVEDLTELDDLLREKGSSLSARQRDFADAMLGHLYIRSKVEQEPTVSLSEIIQHYRNHRDEYEQAAAAKWEQLSVMKANFPSTEAAEIAIKEMGREAYYGGSMQAVAREKSQEPFGRSGGVHDWTTKGSLASEKLDQQIFSLRLNEMSEVITDDEGMHIVRVLERRDAGFTPLSEVQDEIRAKIREQKIAESQKQVMQEMQQRIPVWSLFPEDIPGAEPLPKSISSRQSNRKPSAGRF; translated from the coding sequence ATGCAGTCGCCTGAGATATTTCGACTTGTCGTCATTGGCCGGCCCTTTCGTGTGCTTGTCGCTTTGATTGCCTTGGTCCTCGGGATCCGATCGGTCAACGCACAGATACCCACGCGCGCAGAGATCGACAAAGCTCAGAGCATCGACTTGCCAGAGGATCCGGCTGCGGTTTTAGCCGTTGTGGGTCAATCGCCAATCTTTCTGGGGGAAATATCGCCCAAGGTCCAAGCGCGGATTGACGAAGTGCTCAGCAAAGCGGGCCAAGAAGTCCCGGAGGATCAGCTCAAATTCGCTCGCATCAACCTGACGCGAGGGATGCTCAACCAAGCGATTCAGAACAAGATGTTGCGAGAGAGTTTCCTACTTGACCAAGTGGGGACTCAGAACGCCGACAAACGGGCCGAGGCCGATGCGACATTGGCTGCCCGAGCTCGGCAAATGTTTTATGAATCCGAGTTGCCCCAGCTGAAGAAGCAATACGAAGTCGAGGACCTCACGGAACTCGACGATTTGCTGCGAGAAAAGGGCAGTTCGCTGTCCGCTCGCCAGCGAGATTTTGCCGATGCCATGCTGGGACATCTGTACATTCGCAGCAAAGTCGAGCAGGAACCGACGGTGTCCTTGTCCGAGATCATTCAGCATTACCGCAATCATCGCGACGAATACGAACAAGCGGCGGCTGCGAAATGGGAACAATTGTCGGTGATGAAAGCCAACTTCCCCAGCACGGAGGCGGCGGAAATCGCCATCAAGGAAATGGGACGCGAAGCCTATTACGGTGGCAGCATGCAAGCGGTTGCACGCGAGAAGAGCCAAGAACCGTTTGGCCGTTCAGGCGGGGTTCACGATTGGACCACCAAAGGATCGCTGGCGTCGGAAAAGTTGGATCAACAGATCTTTTCCCTGCGGCTCAACGAGATGAGCGAAGTCATCACCGACGACGAAGGCATGCACATCGTTCGCGTGCTCGAACGAAGAGATGCGGGGTTCACACCGCTCAGTGAAGTTCAAGACGAGATTCGTGCTAAGATTCGAGAACAAAAAATTGCCGAGTCGCAAAAGCAGGTGATGCAAGAAATGCAGCAGCGGATTCCGGTGTGGTCGCTGTTCCCCGAGGACATCCCAGGGGCAGAGCCATTGCCGAAGAGCATCTCGTCGCGTCAATCGAATCGAAAACCAAGTGCGGGGCGGTTCTAA
- a CDS encoding TadE/TadG family type IV pilus assembly protein produces MLALKKTHNRKPKRRDRRAVATVELAICLPVLIILTLGTIDLCSMLFLRESVTIAAYEGARQGVGRGHTNADATTRVLEFLDQRNIQHQGAGSVQIDAPGFDGAETLENVRMTVTVPCAGNLLIPSKMFGDLMMSADVTMRKEYKNLPN; encoded by the coding sequence ATGTTAGCTCTAAAAAAAACACACAACCGAAAACCGAAACGCCGCGATCGACGCGCCGTCGCCACCGTTGAACTTGCGATCTGCCTACCGGTGTTGATCATTCTCACGCTTGGCACCATCGACCTCTGTTCGATGCTGTTCCTGCGTGAATCGGTCACCATCGCAGCCTACGAAGGCGCTCGCCAGGGCGTGGGCCGTGGGCACACCAATGCAGACGCCACCACGCGTGTCCTCGAATTCTTGGATCAACGCAACATCCAGCACCAAGGTGCCGGATCGGTACAAATCGATGCCCCTGGATTCGATGGAGCCGAAACGCTCGAAAACGTGCGGATGACCGTCACGGTTCCGTGCGCGGGGAACTTGTTAATCCCATCGAAGATGTTTGGCGACTTGATGATGTCGGCGGACGTGACGATGCGTAAAGAATACAAAAACCTACCGAACTAG
- a CDS encoding TadE/TadG family type IV pilus assembly protein gives MVEFAIIANVLFMIILTCMEFARMNMARNLAQDAAYFAARVAMVPGATSADAVTEVDRIMGSLLNEGGYSATVSDVNFDAETISVTVSVDLKKIALFAPMFLPETLMETTAVMRTERYEGFYEQ, from the coding sequence ATGGTCGAATTCGCGATTATCGCAAACGTCTTGTTCATGATCATCCTCACCTGCATGGAATTTGCACGCATGAACATGGCCAGAAACCTGGCTCAAGACGCTGCCTACTTCGCAGCGCGTGTCGCCATGGTGCCAGGAGCAACCAGTGCGGACGCCGTGACCGAAGTCGATCGAATCATGGGGTCGCTATTGAACGAAGGCGGATATAGCGCAACGGTGAGCGACGTCAACTTTGATGCGGAGACCATTTCGGTCACGGTCAGTGTTGACCTCAAGAAGATCGCGCTATTTGCACCGATGTTTCTTCCCGAAACCCTGATGGAAACGACCGCCGTGATGCGGACCGAACGTTATGAAGGATTCTACGAACAATAG
- a CDS encoding vWA domain-containing protein, whose amino-acid sequence MSLHRIHSHQECAESLKRPNNRSMDSPPARPRDPRHGSVLALMAFLLPVLALLAAFCINTAQMQLTQTELMVATDAAARAGGRAFSEHQTTDAAEVAAIATAALNDVDGEPLQIRSGEAAGEIEFGITTQPGGLTGRYLFQRMPIASITSGENIASAVRVNGRRDDSSLSGRVPLIIPGLFDTNDFASHQQSVAMQVDRDISLILDRSGSMVPELDFDWPSGKSPWYTSTKNAGVAAGMLTSSYSYYSGTSYYYAPGVNSMTYQQWVWNEHYGLEDCPSQPWQDLVEAVDAFLNVLDTTVQEEQVSVASYSEWATTDIGLTKDFSVVRSTIRSLNPGGWTAIGRGMEKGMPTLLSSDARPYAAKTMVVMTDGVENRGPDSLPTAQGFVQNCPLTIHTVTFGDGADQNAMRAVALAGGGKHYHAANGEQLKQIFEEIANNLPTILTE is encoded by the coding sequence ATGTCTCTTCATCGAATCCACTCACACCAAGAGTGTGCCGAATCATTGAAACGTCCGAACAACCGATCGATGGACTCCCCACCGGCGCGTCCCCGGGATCCAAGGCACGGTAGCGTCCTGGCGCTGATGGCATTCTTGCTGCCAGTCCTGGCGTTGCTTGCCGCGTTTTGCATCAATACCGCTCAAATGCAATTGACGCAAACAGAATTGATGGTTGCAACGGACGCCGCGGCTCGGGCAGGTGGGCGCGCGTTTAGCGAGCACCAAACGACCGACGCGGCCGAGGTGGCCGCAATCGCGACCGCAGCGCTCAATGATGTCGATGGCGAACCCCTGCAAATTCGGTCCGGAGAAGCAGCGGGAGAGATCGAATTCGGGATCACCACTCAACCCGGTGGTTTGACCGGGCGTTACCTGTTCCAAAGGATGCCAATCGCGTCGATTACCAGTGGTGAGAACATCGCCAGTGCAGTTCGCGTCAATGGACGTCGAGACGACAGTTCGTTGTCGGGACGCGTGCCCCTGATCATTCCTGGGCTTTTCGATACCAACGATTTTGCCTCGCATCAACAATCGGTCGCGATGCAAGTCGACCGCGACATCTCGTTGATTCTCGACCGCAGCGGTTCGATGGTTCCCGAGCTCGATTTTGACTGGCCGTCCGGAAAATCGCCTTGGTACACGTCGACCAAGAATGCGGGAGTTGCCGCTGGCATGCTGACATCGTCCTACAGCTATTATAGTGGCACCTCGTACTACTACGCACCCGGCGTGAATTCAATGACCTACCAGCAGTGGGTCTGGAACGAGCACTATGGATTGGAAGATTGTCCGAGTCAGCCGTGGCAGGACCTCGTGGAGGCCGTCGATGCCTTCTTGAATGTGTTGGACACCACGGTCCAAGAAGAGCAAGTCTCGGTGGCGAGCTACTCGGAGTGGGCGACCACCGACATCGGCTTGACCAAGGATTTTTCTGTTGTCAGATCAACGATTCGCTCCTTAAACCCAGGCGGATGGACAGCGATTGGCCGTGGCATGGAAAAGGGGATGCCAACACTACTCAGCAGTGATGCCCGTCCTTATGCAGCCAAAACGATGGTCGTGATGACCGACGGTGTCGAAAACCGAGGCCCGGATTCGCTGCCAACCGCTCAAGGGTTTGTTCAAAACTGTCCGTTGACGATTCATACCGTTACTTTCGGCGACGGTGCCGACCAGAATGCTATGCGAGCCGTCGCACTGGCTGGCGGTGGCAAACACTACCACGCTGCCAACGGAGAACAATTGAAACAAATCTTCGAAGAGATTGCGAACAACTTGCCGACCATTTTGACGGAGTAA
- a CDS encoding response regulator, which yields MFSRHLLFFATLVGVMLASVGFGSRADLMAQEDLFGPMPAGDLFDDASTNPPTAETEGAEEEPDPFTHQLMVRARRGNLELAESIASLIRIGSWSEANTLLGEVVNREIDEELLAEMSRRIEPALQLRAARHEGTDERAREGIEKLRTAAKQDAASRSLLTQAANDLDHPAVDQRIEAMRRLLRGGNAAIQVLVKSLVSEQPAAPRDDLLRTMLRLGDGGERALRQLALYGSPSVRLRALTMLVRIDKNASMDELLTSLYGEDSSEGEVQFATATLASALRTIPDRSGCTAYLRKKLKNRIEVANRTRNDLEARTLWSVNHNRDGVDFQFTQQMMVAYRDVVDASARLRRIGSLTTQVANEVLAAELGYRVMIDPDWGDDDQIKAFRESFSAVIENGSLVGALTTAIENSDNPAAVGLARLIGAVSDPLQQSEWLTLASPEISPLVRAAISASPRVRFETASAIATFDFHNDYPGSTFVRQTFAEMASLSDSPTAIVVETRPDVLLIQGRILHDLGYEVREAKGVADAERAVNAGGDLRMLVSKTDLADAAGIELVDRVRRSSRGEQLPIVFYGDIPATTDSLRWAAPVLFMDHAPGSPAAYHDLLHELESRRRLPELSPLDRELYRQIGAEAIQSRQ from the coding sequence ATGTTCTCCAGACATCTCCTGTTTTTTGCCACGCTCGTCGGCGTGATGCTCGCCTCGGTTGGTTTTGGCAGCCGTGCCGACTTGATGGCCCAAGAAGATCTTTTTGGTCCCATGCCAGCGGGCGATCTGTTTGACGACGCCTCCACCAACCCGCCCACCGCCGAAACGGAGGGTGCCGAGGAGGAACCGGACCCGTTTACTCACCAATTGATGGTTCGAGCCCGCAGGGGCAACCTGGAATTGGCGGAATCGATTGCTTCACTGATCCGGATCGGTAGCTGGTCGGAAGCCAACACGTTACTGGGTGAAGTGGTCAATCGAGAGATTGACGAGGAGTTGCTGGCCGAGATGTCTCGTCGTATCGAGCCGGCTCTACAACTTCGCGCCGCTCGGCATGAAGGGACCGACGAGCGAGCAAGAGAGGGCATCGAAAAACTCCGTACGGCTGCCAAGCAAGATGCCGCGTCGCGTTCGCTGCTCACTCAGGCTGCCAATGACCTTGACCATCCGGCCGTGGATCAACGAATCGAAGCGATGCGACGGTTATTGCGTGGCGGCAATGCAGCGATCCAAGTACTGGTAAAAAGCCTGGTTTCAGAACAACCGGCTGCACCTCGAGACGATCTGTTGCGAACCATGCTGCGTTTAGGGGATGGAGGTGAACGGGCGCTGCGTCAGTTGGCACTTTACGGGTCCCCATCGGTCCGACTTCGCGCCTTGACGATGCTCGTTCGTATCGACAAGAACGCTTCGATGGACGAACTTCTTACCTCGCTTTATGGGGAAGACTCCAGCGAAGGTGAGGTCCAATTTGCGACGGCAACGTTGGCTTCGGCGCTGCGCACAATTCCGGATCGTTCCGGCTGCACCGCATACCTGAGAAAGAAACTCAAGAATCGTATTGAAGTCGCAAACCGCACTCGCAATGATTTGGAAGCACGAACGCTGTGGAGCGTCAATCACAACCGAGATGGCGTTGATTTTCAATTCACACAACAAATGATGGTTGCGTATCGGGATGTTGTGGATGCATCAGCGCGGCTGCGTCGCATCGGATCGTTAACGACGCAGGTGGCGAACGAAGTCCTTGCGGCAGAGCTGGGGTACCGCGTGATGATTGACCCCGACTGGGGAGACGACGACCAAATCAAGGCGTTCCGCGAATCGTTTTCCGCTGTGATCGAAAACGGATCGTTGGTTGGCGCTTTGACCACTGCAATCGAAAACAGCGACAATCCGGCTGCCGTCGGTTTGGCTCGCTTGATCGGAGCGGTTTCGGATCCGCTTCAGCAATCCGAATGGCTGACGTTGGCATCACCCGAGATTTCGCCGTTGGTGCGAGCCGCAATCTCGGCGTCACCGCGTGTTCGGTTTGAAACGGCATCGGCGATCGCTACGTTTGATTTCCACAACGACTATCCCGGCAGCACGTTCGTGAGGCAGACGTTTGCGGAAATGGCATCGCTGTCGGATTCACCCACTGCGATCGTCGTCGAAACGCGCCCCGATGTGCTCTTGATACAAGGCAGGATCTTGCATGATCTCGGCTACGAGGTTCGAGAGGCCAAGGGGGTTGCGGATGCGGAACGTGCCGTCAACGCAGGGGGTGATTTGCGAATGTTGGTTTCCAAAACGGACCTCGCCGATGCCGCCGGAATCGAATTGGTCGATCGTGTCCGCCGCAGCTCGCGTGGTGAGCAGCTTCCCATCGTCTTCTACGGTGACATCCCCGCGACGACCGATTCGCTGCGCTGGGCCGCTCCGGTCCTGTTCATGGATCACGCGCCGGGATCGCCCGCAGCCTATCACGATTTGCTACATGAACTGGAAAGCCGACGCCGGTTGCCAGAATTGTCGCCGCTTGACCGAGAACTGTATCGGCAAATTGGGGCGGAAGCCATTCAGTCTCGGCAATAG
- a CDS encoding sigma-54 interaction domain-containing protein: MAILGISSNGPGEPPIAGIIGNSPAMQEVYRITRRVAGSNASVLVLGETGVGKELIASAVHRLSHRSGGPFVRVNCGALSESLLESELFGHVRGAFTGAVANRAGRFEAAQGGTIFLDEINSTTLTLQVKLLRVLQEKEFERVGDTTTLNTDVRIIAASNRDLMNEVREERFREDLYWRLNVVPIEIPPLRRRREDIPALVSFFLEYYNEINDRYVVHIAPGTIEALQDYHWPGNVRELQNYIERSVVMAETDELTPSLLPICVTNNDVPAGTEKPAGDIESLTRAVVMQGLGEANLDEGGVHGLVVDRVEKELIAQVLSTCGGVQTKAAAMLGINRNTLHKKIKDYGLDDSGD, from the coding sequence ATGGCGATTCTTGGTATATCTTCAAACGGCCCTGGGGAACCGCCGATTGCGGGCATCATTGGTAATTCGCCAGCGATGCAGGAGGTCTATCGAATCACGCGGCGCGTCGCCGGAAGCAATGCTTCGGTCCTCGTACTCGGTGAGACAGGCGTCGGCAAAGAACTGATCGCAAGTGCAGTTCACCGACTCAGCCATCGCAGCGGTGGCCCGTTTGTGCGTGTGAACTGTGGTGCACTGAGCGAGAGCTTGCTCGAAAGCGAGCTGTTTGGTCATGTTCGTGGCGCCTTCACCGGGGCTGTCGCGAATCGCGCCGGGCGGTTCGAAGCAGCCCAAGGCGGAACGATCTTCCTCGATGAAATCAACAGCACGACGTTGACCTTGCAAGTCAAGCTGCTGCGCGTGCTTCAGGAGAAGGAATTCGAACGTGTCGGCGACACCACAACGCTCAATACCGATGTGCGGATTATCGCCGCAAGCAACCGTGACTTGATGAACGAAGTCCGCGAAGAGAGGTTTCGCGAAGACCTCTATTGGCGGCTGAACGTGGTTCCGATCGAGATCCCACCGCTACGTCGTCGCCGCGAAGACATCCCCGCGCTCGTTTCTTTTTTTCTCGAATACTACAACGAAATCAACGACCGCTATGTTGTCCATATCGCCCCCGGCACGATCGAGGCGTTGCAAGACTACCATTGGCCGGGCAACGTACGTGAATTACAAAACTATATCGAACGATCCGTTGTGATGGCGGAAACCGACGAGTTGACACCGAGTCTACTACCGATCTGTGTGACTAACAACGATGTTCCCGCCGGCACCGAAAAGCCAGCCGGTGATATCGAGTCGCTGACGCGAGCAGTGGTCATGCAAGGACTCGGTGAAGCGAACCTTGACGAAGGAGGTGTGCATGGGTTGGTCGTCGATCGTGTGGAAAAGGAGTTGATCGCTCAAGTGTTGTCGACTTGCGGCGGCGTGCAGACCAAAGCGGCTGCCATGCTGGGAATCAACCGCAATACGCTGCACAAAAAAATCAAGGATTACGGACTCGACGATTCCGGTGACTAG
- a CDS encoding carbon-nitrogen hydrolase, which yields MTRSVKLGLVQMKDAGSKSAMIENASQWIRDAASQGAQIICLQELFNGPYPCQSEDHRMFDLAESIPGESTDAMSKLAAELGVVIVVPMFERRAPGLYHNTVVVMDADGSMAGAYRKMHIPDDPLFYEKFYFTPGDLGFRPIQTQFAKLGVGICWDQWYPEAARLFALSGAEILLYPTAIGWIDEEKEEFGAGQRDAWQTTMRAHAIANGLWLGAPNRVGREQRLEFWGSSIIVSPRGEVVARGDEFEGILLADCALGEIDVVRTHWPFLRDRRIDAYGGLLNRWNDDPPSMR from the coding sequence GTGACCCGCAGCGTAAAACTTGGACTGGTACAGATGAAGGATGCTGGCTCGAAGTCGGCGATGATCGAGAACGCTTCGCAGTGGATTCGTGATGCCGCGAGTCAGGGAGCACAAATTATCTGCCTTCAGGAATTGTTCAACGGGCCCTACCCGTGTCAGAGCGAAGATCATCGGATGTTTGATCTGGCCGAATCGATCCCGGGGGAATCGACCGACGCGATGTCAAAATTGGCGGCGGAACTTGGTGTCGTCATTGTCGTGCCGATGTTTGAACGTCGAGCTCCGGGACTGTATCACAACACGGTCGTCGTGATGGATGCCGACGGAAGCATGGCGGGGGCCTATCGAAAGATGCATATTCCTGATGATCCTCTGTTCTACGAGAAATTCTATTTCACGCCGGGGGATCTAGGGTTCCGACCGATCCAGACCCAGTTTGCCAAGTTGGGCGTTGGCATCTGTTGGGACCAATGGTATCCCGAGGCCGCACGACTGTTTGCCCTTTCGGGAGCCGAGATCCTTTTGTACCCCACGGCGATCGGCTGGATTGATGAAGAAAAGGAGGAGTTTGGTGCGGGGCAACGCGATGCTTGGCAGACCACGATGCGTGCTCACGCCATTGCCAACGGTCTCTGGCTCGGAGCGCCGAACCGAGTGGGAAGGGAACAGCGATTGGAGTTTTGGGGCTCGAGCATCATCGTATCGCCACGCGGCGAAGTGGTGGCCAGGGGCGATGAATTCGAAGGAATCCTGCTTGCCGACTGTGCATTGGGCGAGATCGACGTAGTGAGAACGCATTGGCCCTTTTTGCGGGATCGGCGGATTGATGCCTATGGTGGGCTGCTGAATCGCTGGAATGACGATCCGCCATCGATGCGATGA
- the bioD gene encoding dethiobiotin synthase translates to MNQLSQDGTDRATPRRLFITGTDTDVGKTFIGCLLAEHFRHSGMQVGVYKPVASDCRDEGEERVAEDAKRLWNAAGKPRTLDEVCPQKFIAPVAPPQAARAEGRTVDRELLVNGAANWNLNFDISIIEGAGGLFSPLADGFLNADLVKRLDPIDVVVVAANRLGTIHQTLATCRAARSLGITPKGIILSDVTETLDRSAEQNAREIENYCDTPVVGRVRFGANAADVQSWAHRLLAVPFG, encoded by the coding sequence ATGAATCAGCTCAGCCAAGATGGTACCGACCGCGCCACCCCTCGGCGGCTGTTTATCACCGGTACCGATACCGATGTCGGTAAAACCTTTATCGGCTGTTTGCTGGCCGAACACTTTCGACATTCTGGCATGCAAGTGGGTGTCTACAAGCCGGTAGCCAGCGATTGCCGTGACGAAGGCGAAGAAAGAGTGGCCGAGGATGCCAAGCGGTTGTGGAATGCAGCGGGAAAACCGCGAACACTCGACGAGGTGTGTCCGCAGAAATTTATTGCGCCCGTCGCACCGCCTCAGGCTGCGCGGGCAGAGGGCCGCACCGTTGACCGAGAATTATTGGTCAACGGCGCAGCAAATTGGAACCTCAACTTTGACATTTCGATCATCGAGGGAGCCGGTGGGCTTTTTAGCCCACTGGCCGACGGCTTTCTCAATGCCGATTTGGTCAAGCGACTCGATCCGATCGATGTGGTCGTCGTCGCAGCAAACCGGCTCGGGACCATCCATCAAACGCTTGCCACCTGCAGGGCGGCAAGATCACTGGGGATCACCCCCAAAGGCATCATTTTGAGCGACGTGACCGAAACACTCGATCGGTCGGCGGAGCAAAACGCTCGCGAAATCGAGAACTACTGCGACACCCCCGTTGTGGGTCGAGTCCGATTCGGTGCAAACGCAGCCGACGTGCAATCGTGGGCCCATCGCTTGTTGGCCGTACCCTTCGGCTAG
- a CDS encoding DUF1638 domain-containing protein, whose protein sequence is MNAANNRRILLSCKIFEREVEQALARVTGEVVVEYLPLGLHCGSAEDARMGIQAALDAIDEEDFDTVLVGYGLCNFGIRGLVARRLPMVIPRSHDCISFLFGSRQRYMAFFEAQPDSYFLTAGWVDGMDEGTLGPDKTVLGSQLGLNRDLTALIEKYGEDNGRYLYDQLKPRQYAQRVYVTTGCPEEPALIQHAREEAAKQGCPLQVVQGDTVLVDRFLNGPWDEENFLVTPPGKQVAVVYDDRLIDWTEAE, encoded by the coding sequence GTGAACGCTGCCAACAACCGACGCATTCTTCTTTCTTGCAAGATTTTTGAACGAGAGGTCGAACAGGCACTCGCACGCGTGACGGGCGAGGTTGTCGTGGAGTACCTGCCGCTCGGTTTGCACTGCGGTAGTGCCGAGGATGCACGGATGGGGATTCAAGCCGCCCTTGACGCCATCGACGAGGAGGATTTTGACACGGTACTGGTCGGTTATGGTTTATGCAATTTCGGCATTCGCGGTCTGGTTGCGCGCCGTCTGCCCATGGTCATCCCCCGCTCGCACGATTGCATTTCGTTCTTGTTTGGCAGCCGTCAACGCTACATGGCGTTCTTCGAAGCACAGCCCGATTCGTATTTCTTGACCGCCGGATGGGTCGACGGCATGGACGAAGGCACGTTGGGTCCCGATAAGACCGTGCTCGGTTCCCAACTCGGACTCAATCGCGATTTAACGGCGTTGATCGAAAAGTATGGCGAGGACAACGGTCGCTATTTGTACGACCAACTGAAACCTCGGCAATACGCGCAGCGCGTCTATGTGACCACGGGATGTCCCGAGGAGCCCGCATTGATCCAGCACGCCCGCGAAGAGGCGGCGAAACAGGGATGCCCGTTGCAGGTGGTTCAGGGTGACACCGTGCTGGTGGATCGATTCTTAAACGGCCCCTGGGACGAAGAGAATTTCCTCGTCACGCCTCCGGGGAAACAGGTTGCGGTTGTCTACGATGATCGATTGATTGATTGGACCGAGGCGGAATGA
- a CDS encoding ABC transporter permease codes for MADVIPLHRLAFALVPVFMVLVLMFRWSLGAGSALVGLARMILQLLLVGYLLGYVFTTETPWIVLAIMMVMLLAASWIALRSIKQDRARNFPFAVLSVAVGGGITLLMMTQAVLGLDPWYLPRVFIPLAGMTFSGCMNAVSLAAERYYTEVGRGQLHHEARVHAMKAAFIPITNMLFAVGIVSIPGMMTGQVLAGVSPLIAARYQVMVMCMMFSSAGLAAAMFLWLIGRAESSQMQTHPIVTKEGP; via the coding sequence ATGGCTGATGTCATCCCGCTGCATCGATTAGCGTTTGCGCTGGTGCCGGTGTTCATGGTGCTGGTCCTGATGTTTCGCTGGTCGCTCGGTGCCGGTTCGGCGCTAGTAGGGTTAGCGCGGATGATTCTGCAATTGCTGCTGGTAGGCTATTTGCTCGGGTACGTATTTACGACCGAAACGCCCTGGATTGTGCTGGCGATCATGATGGTCATGTTATTAGCGGCCAGCTGGATCGCGCTTCGATCGATCAAACAAGACCGGGCACGGAACTTTCCCTTTGCTGTCCTCTCGGTCGCGGTGGGTGGCGGGATCACCCTGTTGATGATGACGCAAGCAGTGCTGGGACTCGATCCGTGGTACTTGCCTCGCGTGTTCATCCCGTTGGCAGGGATGACGTTTTCGGGCTGCATGAACGCCGTCAGTCTGGCTGCGGAACGCTACTACACCGAAGTCGGTCGAGGCCAGTTGCACCACGAAGCGAGAGTTCATGCGATGAAAGCCGCATTCATCCCGATTACCAATATGTTGTTTGCGGTCGGAATCGTATCGATCCCTGGAATGATGACCGGGCAAGTCTTAGCGGGGGTGTCGCCGTTGATTGCGGCTCGCTACCAAGTCATGGTGATGTGTATGATGTTTAGTTCCGCTGGCTTGGCAGCAGCCATGTTCTTGTGGTTGATTGGCCGTGCGGAATCAAGCCAGATGCAAACCCATCCAATCGTCACGAAGGAAGGTCCGTAG